The sequence CAGCACCATCGCGTATGTGTCGATAAGCGACTCCGATCGACACCCAAGTTTGCACTATGCCGCCACGATCCACCACGGCATCGACATCGACGAGTTCGCAATCGATCCCAGTCCGGGTGAGCATCTTCTGTTCTTCGGACGGATCCACCCCGACAAGGGAACCGCCCACGCGATCGAGGTCGCCCGACGATGTGGCCGTCGGCTCGACATCGCCGGGATCATCCAGGATGAGCAGTACTTCCGAGACGAGGTCGCGCCGCATGTTGACGGCGAGCAGGTGCGCTACCTCGGCGCTGTCGACGCCTCTATGCGCGCCGAAGTGCTGGCAGGCGCGCATGCACTGCTTCACCTGATCGACTTCGACGAGCCGTTCGGTTACAGCGTCATCGAGGCGATGGCCTGCGGCACACCCGTTATCGCCAACTCGAGAGGCTCGATGGGTGAGCTGATCGCACACGGGGTGACCGGCTTTCTGGTTGACAGCATCGATTCGGCGGTGGCCGCGGTCGCTTCAACCGGCGAGCTTGACCGGCGCACGATCGCCGAATCGGCCTCCGACCGGTTCACAGCCGCCGCCATGATCGACAAATACATCGAGGTATACCGCGACGTCATCAACAACCGGAAATGACACTGTCGCAACAGACTTGGTGGAAGTCTGCTGTGGTCTGCCAGATTTATCCGCGCAGTTTCCGCGGCTGGTCGTTCGACCCGTCCGGCGGTGATGAGCTAGTCAATCTTCACGTATTGCTTCAGGGGTGCTGTCCGGGCTTCGTACCGGTGGGATCGCTTGTCCTGCAGCCCTTTCCCAACTCACACTTAGTCCGGATGAACTCTTGTTCTCATCTTGCGTATGAGTTTCTCCACGCTCTTCTGATGATTTTCGTACGTGCCCAGCTCCCGCGACGGTCCCAACGGATGCTGTAATGCGTACCAAATGCTGTCAAGGCGACTATTCATTTTTCCTGCTCCTATTAGGTATTCACCATAGCATGTTATGGCGCTGACCTGCGATTATCTGGTGCCGGCAAGCCTATAGTGACCCGCCCGCGTGCTCGCTCACGCCGATTTCTGAAGGCATCGTTCGTGCTTTGACCGATCACCCCGCCACCCAAACCACACACGGGCGCCGAGGGTTCCCGCCTAAGCGAGCTGGGATGGCGTCGCGACCCCTCATCTTGCTCGACTCAGACGGTTCGCGCCTCGTCGGCGTACTCGGGATTGGAGAGCTTTTCGGCAAGTTGGTCTAGCTTGGCCTGCAATTGCTGCCTCTGTTCGCCTTCAGCGGGGTTGATGTCACCCTCAGTTTGCCGCTTCAAATGCACTACCTTTTCGACGTACTTGTTGGCAGTTTCAATCGCCGAATCGATCTTTCCGAGCACGTCCTCTGCATCGGCAGGACTTGTGGCTGCCTCAATCTTGTCGGGATGGGTTTCGGTCCCCGTGATGGTGACTGCATGCCCCCGAGCTGTCTGCAGGAAGCAATCCGTCCAGGCGACGGGAGGCAGCGGCAGGATTTGAATCCGGATGATGGCTTGCTGCAGTGTTTCGCCTACGACGATCTCGGGCTTGCCGACTCTGGATATTCCCCATTTTTCTGACATCGCTAGTCCTTTCTTTGGCTCTCTAGTTGTGACCGTGAAGTCCAGCGTGGGACGCGGCCCGCTTCGACCCTTCGCGGGGGATGCATGTGGGGTACCCGATCCGGCCTGATTAGATCGCGTCTTGAGTGATCTAACGCAGGTACCTAGCCAGCGCACATTCGCCTTTCGCGGGGGTTCGATTCCGGGCAACTCGACTGTCGAAGTGCCGCTGATCAGCCGCGCTTCTCCATTGAGCAGATGCCACGATGAGGG is a genomic window of Mycobacterium sp. ITM-2016-00318 containing:
- a CDS encoding glycosyltransferase family 4 protein, with translation MLSPIAWRTPPRHYGPWEQFASLLTEGLVAAGHHVTLFATADSITAASLHATVPCGWSEDATIDAKVAECLHVASVFERAGEFDIIHNGFDFLPLTYSDLVTTPVITTIHGFSSDRIIPVYKRYDSTIAYVSISDSDRHPSLHYAATIHHGIDIDEFAIDPSPGEHLLFFGRIHPDKGTAHAIEVARRCGRRLDIAGIIQDEQYFRDEVAPHVDGEQVRYLGAVDASMRAEVLAGAHALLHLIDFDEPFGYSVIEAMACGTPVIANSRGSMGELIAHGVTGFLVDSIDSAVAAVASTGELDRRTIAESASDRFTAAAMIDKYIEVYRDVINNRK